One genomic window of Actinoalloteichus hoggarensis includes the following:
- a CDS encoding ABC-F family ATP-binding cassette domain-containing protein, producing MSDAFIVCSNLSFSWPDGTVLFEDLSFTVGAGRTGLVAPNGAGKTTLLRLIAGDRIPSRGTVSVDGVPGYLPQNLPLSGDLTVAEVLGIAPVLAALSAIESGDVDEAHFTTVGSDWDVEERTRAQLGRLGLAELPFTRRLDTLSGGQIVSLGLAAQLLKRPDVLLLDEPTNNLDRDARRSLYAVLEDWNGCLLLVSHDRALLDRMDRIAELHRGDVRFYGGNHAEYEAAVRAAREVAEKNVRNAEQQLRREKREMQQARERAARRAGNAARTLGSAGLPRIVAGAMKRGAQESAGRANETHAARVGEAKARLEEAGRAVRDEATIAVELPGTRVPAGRTVFAGDGMQADFGGGPLFAGRGVNLTIRGPERIALVGSNGAGKSTVLRMVHGDVEPSGGVVARAVGRIAYLSQRLDLLDPDRTVVENLAAAAPSLTEGRRLTLLARFLFRGDRVRLPVGALSGGERLRATLCCVLCAEPAPQLLLLDEPTNNLDLVSVARLQSALGTYEGAFVVVSHDERFLSEIGVNRWLRLTAGALCDVDGPEDGSTAV from the coding sequence ATGTCTGATGCGTTCATCGTCTGTTCGAACCTCTCGTTCTCCTGGCCCGACGGCACTGTGCTGTTCGAGGACCTGTCGTTCACCGTGGGTGCCGGTCGCACCGGCCTGGTGGCGCCCAACGGAGCCGGCAAGACGACGCTGTTGAGGCTCATCGCGGGTGACCGCATACCCAGCCGCGGCACGGTGTCGGTCGACGGAGTGCCGGGGTATCTGCCGCAGAACCTGCCGTTGTCGGGTGATCTGACGGTGGCCGAGGTGCTGGGGATCGCCCCGGTGCTCGCGGCGTTGTCGGCGATCGAGTCGGGTGACGTCGACGAGGCGCACTTCACCACGGTCGGCAGCGATTGGGATGTCGAGGAGCGCACCCGTGCCCAGCTCGGCAGGCTCGGTCTCGCAGAGCTGCCGTTCACGCGACGTCTCGACACGCTCAGTGGTGGGCAGATCGTCTCGCTCGGGTTGGCCGCTCAGCTGCTGAAGCGGCCGGACGTGCTGTTGTTGGACGAGCCGACGAACAATCTGGATCGCGATGCCCGCCGGTCGCTCTACGCCGTGTTGGAGGACTGGAACGGGTGTCTGCTGCTGGTCAGTCACGACCGGGCACTGTTGGACCGGATGGATCGCATCGCGGAACTGCATCGTGGCGACGTGCGCTTCTACGGCGGGAATCACGCGGAGTACGAGGCGGCGGTGCGGGCGGCCCGGGAGGTTGCGGAGAAGAACGTCCGCAACGCCGAGCAGCAGTTGCGGCGGGAGAAGCGGGAGATGCAGCAGGCACGGGAACGAGCGGCACGTCGAGCGGGCAACGCCGCGCGCACTCTCGGGAGCGCGGGCCTGCCGAGAATCGTCGCCGGGGCGATGAAACGGGGCGCGCAGGAGTCGGCGGGGCGGGCGAACGAGACGCATGCGGCACGGGTCGGTGAGGCCAAGGCCCGCTTGGAGGAGGCGGGGCGGGCGGTGCGGGACGAGGCGACGATCGCGGTGGAGCTGCCCGGGACTCGGGTGCCCGCCGGGCGGACGGTGTTCGCCGGGGACGGGATGCAGGCCGATTTCGGGGGCGGGCCGCTGTTCGCGGGGCGGGGTGTGAACCTGACGATCCGAGGACCGGAGCGGATCGCGCTGGTCGGGAGCAACGGTGCGGGCAAGTCCACGGTGCTGCGCATGGTGCACGGCGATGTCGAGCCCTCTGGTGGTGTGGTCGCCCGGGCGGTGGGGCGGATCGCGTACCTGTCGCAGCGCTTGGATCTGCTGGACCCGGATCGCACGGTGGTGGAGAACCTGGCCGCCGCCGCGCCCAGCCTGACGGAGGGGAGGCGGTTGACGCTGTTGGCGCGGTTCCTGTTCCGCGGCGACCGGGTTCGACTGCCGGTCGGAGCGCTCTCCGGCGGGGAACGGCTGCGTGCGACCTTGTGTTGTGTCCTCTGCGCCGAACCGGCGCCGCAGCTGTTGCTGTTGGACGAGCCGACGAACAATCTCGATCTGGTGAGCGTGGCGCGGCTGCAGAGCGCACTCGGTACGTATGAGGGGGCTTTCGTGGTGGTCAGCCACGATGAGCGGTTCCTTTCCGAGATCGGGGTGAATCGGTGGCTGCGGTTGACGGCCGGGGCGTTGTGCGATGTCGACGGCCCTGAGGACGGATCGACGGCTGTCTGA
- a CDS encoding YigZ family protein, whose protein sequence is MLTGYRTIARNGEHEIEIRRSRFRCLLSRVDGEDGARTVIAARRKEHWNATHNCTAYVLGAASDKQKSSDDGEPAGTAGVPMLEVLRRRELSDVVAVVTRWFGGVQLGAGGLIRAYGQAVAETVDLLGTVELRPCRVITVAVDFPHAGRLEHALRDSSYPVLAADYTDRARFEVAVAEGELAEFTEWAVAISAGAAELVPGRLTYVESPQ, encoded by the coding sequence ATGCTCACGGGGTACCGGACGATCGCCCGGAACGGTGAGCACGAGATAGAGATCCGCCGTTCTCGTTTCCGTTGTCTGCTGAGTCGGGTCGATGGCGAGGATGGGGCCCGCACGGTGATCGCCGCTCGCCGCAAGGAGCACTGGAACGCCACGCACAACTGCACCGCCTACGTGCTCGGCGCCGCCTCGGACAAGCAGAAGTCCAGTGACGACGGCGAACCGGCCGGCACGGCCGGGGTGCCGATGCTGGAGGTGCTGCGTCGTCGTGAGCTCAGTGACGTGGTCGCCGTGGTGACCCGCTGGTTCGGCGGGGTGCAGCTCGGCGCGGGCGGCCTGATCCGCGCTTACGGTCAAGCCGTCGCGGAGACGGTTGATCTGCTGGGCACGGTGGAGCTGCGTCCGTGCAGGGTGATCACCGTGGCGGTGGACTTCCCCCACGCCGGACGACTTGAGCACGCCCTGCGTGATTCGTCGTACCCGGTGCTTGCCGCCGACTACACCGATCGCGCACGGTTCGAGGTCGCGGTCGCGGAAGGTGAACTGGCGGAGTTCACCGAGTGGGCGGTGGCGATCAGCGCAGGCGCGGCCGAGCTGGTGCCCGGTCGTCTCACCTATGTGGAGAGCCCGCAGTGA
- a CDS encoding dihydrofolate reductase family protein, whose protein sequence is MRRLTVTMFLSLDGVMQGPGGPDEDRDGGFDQGGWMVPYADTDLMAWEKNWFERASGFLLGRRTFDIFAAYWPHITDEDDPIATRLNRLPKHVVSRGMPTPTWYDSTVIVGDVAEQVARLKADDPDGSGGELQIHGSGDLVLSLLDQDLVDEYRLLICPVVLGAGRRMFVEGSPPTALRLVDSATTGSGVAVHVYRPAGRPAYGTYSLEDS, encoded by the coding sequence ATGAGACGACTGACGGTGACCATGTTCCTCTCGTTGGACGGGGTCATGCAGGGACCCGGCGGCCCCGACGAGGACCGTGACGGCGGTTTCGACCAGGGCGGCTGGATGGTGCCGTACGCCGACACCGACCTGATGGCCTGGGAGAAGAACTGGTTCGAACGGGCGAGCGGGTTCCTGCTGGGGCGGCGCACCTTCGACATCTTCGCGGCGTACTGGCCCCACATCACCGATGAGGACGACCCGATCGCGACGCGACTGAACCGGCTGCCCAAACATGTCGTCTCCCGCGGCATGCCCACACCGACGTGGTATGACTCCACCGTGATCGTCGGGGACGTCGCCGAACAGGTCGCTCGACTCAAGGCCGATGATCCCGACGGCTCCGGCGGCGAACTGCAGATCCACGGCAGCGGCGACCTCGTGCTCAGCCTGCTCGATCAGGATCTGGTGGACGAGTACCGACTGCTGATCTGCCCCGTCGTCCTCGGCGCCGGGCGACGGATGTTCGTCGAGGGCAGCCCGCCCACCGCCCTGCGGCTGGTCGACTCCGCCACCACCGGCTCCGGGGTCGCCGTGCACGTCTACCGCCCTGCGGGACGCCCCGCCTACGGCACATACTCCTTGGAGGACTCCTGA